TATAcaagctgcttctcagtgcaaaACTGGTAAAAGGGTTAATATAGGAGCAAAGCTATTAATATTTTCTGGAGGTGTTGCTTCAGAAAGAGTGTTTTTAAACCAATAGAGGCCCAAATTCAAGATGTCAACTTATAGAGTcgaatttcttttaagtcatatgtGATTTATATAacctttttataaaaactgaagttaacatagagttacttgattgtgctacaagATATAAAATgcggctggaaaacacataacactgccGCTTTACTGAAGAAACTAAATACTACAAGCAAtaccatccatctattttcttccacttatccgGGGTTGGGTAAGCGTAGCAGCttaagaagggaggcccagacttccctctccccagctaCTTGTCCCAAAtcttccaggggaatcccaaggcattcccaggccagccaagaaacatagtccctccagtgtgtcctgggtcttccccggggcctcctcccgatgggaggcgtccaggaggcatcctgaccagatgcctgagccacctcaactggctcctctcattgtgaaggagcagcagctctactctgagtccctccggGATGACCAAGCTTCTCACAATATATCTAAGGGAGAGTCCACACAATCTACAGAGAAAACCCacttcggccgcttgtatccgcgatctcattctttcggtcatgacccaaagctcatgactatagatgagggtgggaacgtagatcgactgCAATACCAGttaatataaacatatttctttccattttatgaATTCAAAAACTGTAGCTACAATGACTGATTTATTGAAACACCATTTATGAAATTAAAGGGAATAAAGGGTAGATTACTGTGACTTACACATGTAGCAACCATACAGACTTTGTTTGGTGAGGAATGACTTTCCTTCTTGCAGTTCTAATCTCAATGTCCagaagattttatgttttccaactcaaaactttaaacttttcagtACAAATGGAGCATACTGTAGGACTTTACATAGCTTAAATATTAGCTGCACATAGGCATCATTATGGACACTGCTGACTGTTAAATTATACCATGTATCACATCAGTGGAAATATTGTATTTGActggtgtttttatgatgcataTGACTACGACTGTTGTGAGCAAAAAGATAAAGAGGATTCAAGAAGAGctttaaacatcaaaaacagCTGACTAAGTAGTTTCATACGATTCAATAGAGAAAGCAggacttaaaacagaaaaggaatgGAAGCAAATGAAAAGGAAGACAAGACCAACTGatgcacaaaacagaaacaaaacatcaaactcaCTAGTTACAACATTAGCAAGCTTCGCTGcacaaagtgattttaaaagaCTGAGGTGAAATTCTAAATATTAGAAAggcattttaattaaagtaacattgcttgtttattaaaatgatttttgttgaaataaccTGACATGACCATTGCTGgagcttttattgttttgaagatacaacaacaacaggtatgtgggattttttttgttgtttttttttttgctggtatGTGGCATAACTTAATTTACTTCCTCCTAGCTGTGAAGCACACCAGTGCTTCACAAAGTTTGAGGAAACATGAACgcttacagttttctttttactttgttcttATCTCTTGAAAGTCAAGGTAagtttaatactttttatttttatttaggttttagtTAGCTGTTTGGGGGTGGGgaacaattaatttaaaattcacTGATTTCTCTCATTTCTCTGCAGTTTTTTCAGATGAAGATTTTTACCAAATCAAAGCATGTTGTTCATTCAATGGTCCAAACTTTGACAAGATTGAATACATACTTACAGCCAGTTTTAACAAGCAAAAGATGATGGAGTACAACAGTACAAGAGGAAACTGGATTGGATTCACAGATTATTCAATTGCGGCTTCACATGACTGGAACATAGACCCTTATGATAAGATTCAAAGATTAGTGGAAATGAAACTGATGTGTAATGAGAACATCAAATTTATTCAAACCATCAGTAAGagcatttctttttaacaatatgAACACAGTTGACATATTACTTGATATGACAACTGGAACTGAGACTATGATGTTATACATTCTCATTTGGCGACAAACACATAACATAACTTTCAAAGGTGctgttatatttttacattttacttttccaATTATAGTCATCAACTTTTGTGTTAATTTCTGTGTAGGTGCATTAgaacatgttcatgtttttgttcacatttactTGTTCATGATATCATGCAATggacaatataaaaaaaataaaagttaagacCCGATCGAATATTAGACGATACGTCTCAAGGGGTTATTCTTGaaacagatataaaaataatgtgaaaaaaatcataaataataattaattttttctagGAAACCTGTCAACAACGCCCACCATGAGGATAAAATCAGTGAAACAGCCCGATGGTCGACATCCAGCTGTGCTTGTGTGCAGTGCCTATAACTTTTACCCAAAGCAAATCCAAATAACCTGGCTGCGAAATGACCAAGAAGTGACCGAAGGGGTCAGTAACATCGATGTCATCCCAGATGGAGAATTGTACTACCAGTTTCATTCTTACCTTGAGTACACACCAACTTCAGGAGAAAGAATCAGCTGCATGGTTGAACACGTCACCCTGTCGGAGCCAAGAATCATTGTTTGGAGTAAGTTTGTTATTGTCATGCAGATACTTGACATGGAAATAATTCACAATATGAATGTTTACcctctgttttttcccccctgtttCAGACAACTCACTTCCTGAAGGAGAAAAAACTAAGATTGTTGTTGGGCTGTGTGGATTGCTCTTTGGTTTGGTTATCTTTCTTTCTGGATTTATTTACTACAAGAAAAAATGTGCTGTATATAACTCTGTCCACTACAGTGAGGAGATGTAATCATCTAAGAAATCATCTAAGAAAAATCTCCTGCTTCCTTCCTCCGCTAACTAATATGACTACAGGAAGTTAATTGCTCTCTCTAAATTGTCATTAGGTATAAATATGTGTTCATGGTTGCTTTACCAGTGTGCTTTGGTGTTATTGACTGCTGACCTGTCCATCACAGGTGCCTCTCAGTAGCAATAGCCACCCCATCACTGGGACTCTGCATGGAAATTTGGGGATGGTTAACATACAATTAtctaaaaaagtaagaaaaaattcTTCATGTGTCCTTACCGTAATTATAAAGGAATTATAAAGGAAGCTCTGTAACAAGTACAATTGTGAACATGCAATAAATAGTAgaaatttcttcattttgtatTCAATAAAGGTGTTATGTGTGTTTATTGTGTATGCTGGCATTcctcagaaacattttcaccagTTATATCCATGAGATTTTTCAAGTTCAAGTTTCAGCATTTGTCCATCAGTTGTgcaattcattattttattttgttcctagAACCGAGGCGAACTAAGCTCTTGTGTAATGATTAAAAGATGGAGAAACAATGAGGGTTTGACATGCTCATATTTTAAAGGACATAACCTTGCATCAATGCTGGGTAAAAGGTTAGAGTAAGCTTTTATTCAATAAACTCTGTCACTAAAATTCCTAACACAGTAAGGTCAACCTGACAGGCTTTCATATCAAACTAGAGGGACAGAAAGAGTAAAGAAAAACTATATCAGGTAAAGTTAAAACAACACTGATTTGGTGGCAGCCACCGTGGCTTCTGTGGCAGATTgaatatttaatacaaatatgaataagttttatttcaaacaaatcaataaaaaaatatattgtaaaataaacatacaccaatccaaagaaaaaaattttgttCAGGAAAGTGCAGCTGAAAAACAGATATTAatatacactgaataaaaagacatacacatttttttctgtctgaagttaaatctgaccaaacttttcttgttttaattacCGTAGAAATacccaaaattatttatctttgcCAAATGCCAGAAAACGTAACGAGGACAtcttttagagatttttttgtaactttcctgCAACTGCACAAGTCGGGTTCATCCCTGGGAACAATATACTGATGGTTGAAGATCCAcgttcatctgttcaaacaattatatGGAAGTACAGACATAATAGGAATGTCCGACCATCATACCACTCAGGAAGGACTCAGGTTTCTACCatacaatgaaatacattgaggtttggCTTTAATACAGCAAAAGTTCAAGAGATactaatacttttgcaaggcatggCATGTGTTAAACGTCTCTTGAGGATTGTCAATAAACTTATTGCCAACACAGGTAAACTGATACTTCCTCCTGGCCAGCATAAGTATCAACCAGGTTTTCAAGCCAAGTTCCAGTTTCTTAAGTCATGCGAGCTGCCTATTACTGAGTTCCCATTTGAAAAATGAGCTGAAGtcaataatatgaaaacaaatgtgaaaaaagtaacCACATGATACAGCAGCATCATAAGTTTCTCCATTAATCCAAATAAGGTATAAAAGCCTTTTCACCAAATATTACCAGCAAccatattttgcatgtttcttcTATCCACCCTATATTGATTATGCTATTTTCCTCTCCAGGTTAAAGCCTTTAGGAATCCCCCAGCTGCCCCAATTATTGTTATAGTTGGGGGCAATGGTGGCAGGAGTTTGTCCTCTAATCAGTCGGTTGCTGGTACGAACCCCTAGCGCCGTTGTTGTGTCCTTGTGCAAGACACTGTACCCACCTTGCCTCTTGGTGATGATCAGAAGTTCCAATGGCACTGGTGCATGACAGCCTCGattctgtcagactgccccaaGGGCAACTGTGGCTGCACTCCGGTAGTTGTCACCATTGACATATGACTGTGCACATGAATGGGAATGACTGATTTTCTTGTAAAGCATCTCCCAATGTCCTAGTAAAGCACAACATAAGtctgatttcatttcaattACCAAACCACTGCTACTTCTAGTTAAAGAAAtttgcatttgaaaacaaaaataagtagTAAACAATTGACCCTAAAAAGCTCTTGGCttaattctgacattttgaaTAGGGCTGGGATTCTGGGGCATAATACAAGCTTGATGTTAGTCTGCTTTGACCATTtcagttttgatgtgtgttgGGATCATTGTCAGTGGAGATTGGTCAGGATGTTCAAAAACAAGTCGGGAGCCACCAAAGCTCAAGACCATCATAAACTATAAGCTACAGTAAAACCGCTGCCTTTGTTAAGTAAGCTTAACATTAACATGGATCGACAGGGAGTCCAGGTTAGACTTTCCCACCTAAGAACTCAGTACTAACTATGATGcttggtgatggcagcatcatgctgagggtaTATCTCACTACCTCCAGAACTTGTTCATTGCAAGGTATACTGAATATAAAAGAATTGCCTCAACAATACGCGTCCTTACTTTGAAAGAACAGTCCGATGACATAGTTCAGATCCTAACTGGACAACGAACCAAAACAGACATTAAACTAGTTTTGCAATTGACAGATGGTATTAGGTTTCaatctgcaaacatttaaaaactgactcACAAGTACTCCTAACTACATTGCTTGTCATTTTCCCTAAGTATAGTTGTTTTTATGCTCTTCTTGTTTAAGCGCTAAAAAATGTTACTTGgaaagacagaataaaaagaaagcagggTTTGCCAGAAATGTGAGAATTTTATCACAATCAGTAACATTCTAGACAGAACAACtgcatgcaaatattttacagacCATTGTTTCTTTCAAAAGAGCTTTCTATCCAGCAAAGATAAAAGTACCTACTGTTTTCCCATTGAGCCAAACACGTGATTTTGTAAAGGATCGGCAATTTTGGTTGAGAGGTTAAGCTAAGTAACGCTGATATCCATCAGCACCTCCTCAATTCATTCCTCTGttcaaacaacataaaaacaaacagacagatgTAACGATAGTGTGACaggcagtttaaaaaaacaaaaacatatttttgtttagctcAGACTGAGGGTGTAGAGAAGTGCGCTTTGCTCTgtttatgtataaaatatgaGATGATGCAAATTGAACTCCAAAATACTCCAGACTGAAACAGCGTTGGGGTGAACAGGTTATGTAACAGAGTGGGAGGTTTGAGAAGCAGCTGAATGTACGTGGCAAAAATATCACCTGATTCCCACCCAAAACAatgatttaatatatatttgagacagaactgtatttaatttattagtacattgttttaatgtatttggcTTAATATTTGATGGAGTTTGAAATGAGaagtaaatcatttttcttcatcttttttgaAATGCTGCCGTTGGGTATCAAATGTTGTTGCAGTCATTGTGTAAAATGTTGCAGGCATATCAGGATTCTTACTGTACAACACTGTGGTCAGATACAACCCTGTATGCAGCTGAATAACTAAAATGACACTGCTGCTGAACATTATGGTCtagaaatatgatttttttgtttgtgtgcgctAACCtttccagaaaagaaaaaaaaaacactatttattttagctttgcTTAGCACTGTTCATTCATTCAGGTTTATGTTTACACATTTTCCTCTtgacaagaagagaaaaatgttccTCTTGTTAAGAATGTCTTAACCCTAAGGCTTATAGGATTTTGATTGTGGTTCCCCTCCTGCATAGCTAAGCTCAACTTGGCTTTGGTACATTCTCCCATACCAGGCGTATTCTTTGTCTTCTCAAAAAAGGAAGTTATTTGCAAATTCACCAATCTTCTTGTGCTGTCATGTCTGTTGGTGCCCCCTGAAAAGACAGTGAGCACAAACATGCAATCAATGTACAAGCTTTGTAAAATTCATTCTTGTGGTTTTGCACAAAAATAGACCAGAATTATTGGTTGTGGGCATGTTTTCCAGCCGCTGCGAGTGAGTGAAAACAGTGTAACAACATGCTgagattttctctctctccatcacGGTAGTGTTATGCAACGCTGCTTTTGATAATCAGTTTGTCTTGTTCCTGGAAGACGAATGTGAAGAGATATCATTATGAGAAAAGTCAAGTAAGGGGAAATACTGTACATCttatttactttcaaataaCAGCTTTACCTTCACCCCAATAGTGCTTGATGACTATACTTTAAGAGAACTTTCACAGAATCAAAATAATCTGATTATACAACagtatcagtcaggagaagaatacaaaaaatgtgcagaaatataGCTGCCATGGCATAAAGACATTCATCAATAATGCAAAAACTCAGtaagctaataataataatgtttgaatacatttttgtgcTGATTATATGGTCCTCTGTGCTAAGTTTTAACATTCAGAGTGTGCAGCACTATCATCTATATtataattctttaaaatatttgcttaatCTGATATGAGATCAACACAGATGGTTGTAAATTGAAAAATTGAAGAGGGAAAGACTCTCGAAGTGAATGTCATTGGAGAAAAAGATGAAGGAGACACTGATATGAATCtaggagaaaataaatgagaagAGAAGCATTAGTAAAGGGCAGCTGTCTTCA
The DNA window shown above is from Xiphophorus couchianus chromosome 16, X_couchianus-1.0, whole genome shotgun sequence and carries:
- the LOC114159930 gene encoding rano class II histocompatibility antigen, A beta chain-like isoform X1; this translates as MRKFRPAGTGVRLVKSHFHCMFRAKQVRVTMGRQRRSNNLCFVLLLLFFGARFVCAAVFSDEDFYQIKACCSFNGPNFDKIEYILTASFNKQKMMEYNSTRGNWIGFTDYSIAASHDWNIDPYDKIQRLVEMKLMCNENIKFIQTIRNLSTTPTMRIKSVKQPDGRHPAVLVCSAYNFYPKQIQITWLRNDQEVTEGVSNIDVIPDGELYYQFHSYLEYTPTSGERISCMVEHVTLSEPRIIVWNNSLPEGEKTKIVVGLCGLLFGLVIFLSGFIYYKKKCAVYNSVHYSEEM
- the LOC114159930 gene encoding rano class II histocompatibility antigen, A beta chain-like isoform X3, with the protein product MNAYSFLFTLFLSLESQVFSDEDFYQIKACCSFNGPNFDKIEYILTASFNKQKMMEYNSTRGNWIGFTDYSIAASHDWNIDPYDKIQRLVEMKLMCNENIKFIQTIRNLSTTPTMRIKSVKQPDGRHPAVLVCSAYNFYPKQIQITWLRNDQEVTEGVSNIDVIPDGELYYQFHSYLEYTPTSGERISCMVEHVTLSEPRIIVWNNSLPEGEKTKIVVGLCGLLFGLVIFLSGFIYYKKKCAVYNSVHYSEEM